A genomic window from Streptomyces sp. 846.5 includes:
- a CDS encoding response regulator — MTRVLIVDDEPQMLRALQINLEARQYTVATAQDGKRALDEAAASPPDAVILDLGLPGLDGTEVIRALRVWSAVPVIVLSGRSGAADKVIALDAGADDYVTKPFSMNELLARLRAVLRRPASDEPIGGSAVIGDHTVDLASCTVRPVPIRLTPTEWRILTLLVQHPGRLVTGRQLLLDVWGPGHERKTNYLRVYLAGLRRKLERDPAHPRHLLTEPGMGYRFEP, encoded by the coding sequence GTGACCCGAGTCCTCATCGTGGACGACGAACCGCAGATGCTGCGGGCACTGCAGATCAACCTCGAAGCCCGCCAGTACACCGTCGCCACCGCCCAGGACGGCAAGCGCGCCCTGGACGAGGCCGCCGCCAGCCCGCCGGACGCGGTCATCCTCGACCTCGGCCTGCCCGGCCTGGACGGGACCGAGGTGATCCGTGCGCTCCGGGTCTGGAGCGCGGTCCCGGTCATCGTGCTCTCCGGGCGCTCCGGCGCGGCCGACAAGGTCATCGCCCTGGACGCCGGCGCCGACGACTATGTGACCAAGCCCTTCTCGATGAACGAACTCCTGGCCCGGCTCCGCGCGGTGCTGCGCCGCCCGGCCTCGGACGAGCCGATCGGCGGCAGCGCGGTGATCGGCGACCACACCGTGGACCTGGCGAGCTGCACCGTCCGCCCGGTCCCGATCCGGCTCACCCCGACAGAGTGGCGCATCCTCACCCTGCTGGTCCAGCACCCGGGCCGGTTGGTGACCGGCCGTCAACTCCTGCTGGACGTCTGGGGACCTGGCCACGAGCGCAAGACCAACTACCTCCGCGTCTACCTGGCCGGACTACGCCGCAAGCTCGAACGCGACCCGGCCCACCCCCGCCACCTGCTGACCGAACCGGGCATGGGCTACCGCTTCGAGCCCTGA
- a CDS encoding DUF4118 domain-containing protein — protein sequence MARYGGKGRLKVFLGAAPGVGKTYRMLDEARRRVERGTDVVVAFVECHGRRSTEEKLAGLEVLPRLTREYRGVSFTEMDLDAVLARRPEVALVDELPHTNVPGGRHAKRWQDIQELLDAGIDVLTTVNVQHLESLNDVVEKITGVPQRETVPDEVVRRADQIELVDVAPEGLRRRMAHGSIYAPEKVDAALSHYFRVGNLSALRELALFWLAGRVDEGLQNYRAEHGIAAVWETRERVVVALTGGPEGETLIRRAARIAARAAGGDLLAVHVARSDGLADANPAALAAQRRLAESLGGSYHSVVGDSVPRALIDFARAENATQLVLGTSRRSALMRSLTGRGIGETVVALSGDIDVHMVTHEQSGRGRRLPVPGRLHSPSRRIAGPLAGLVTPFLLTALLSQTRGTVNLTSDILVFLVAVVGVSLLGGVISALVASLIASLLLNYYFIPPIHRFTINDPNNLLALVVFAVVAIVVAVVVDRAARLARRAARATAEAETLSALAGSVLGGASAVEALLDRLRETFGMASVELRDTESEGAPGSEGDSGGGSGSGSAPVRQGEAVEEVPVGDDAVLVLRGRPLPAADRRVLAAFAAHVAAALDRARLAEVAAEVEPVKAADRMRTALLAAVSHDLRTPLAVAMASVSSLRSQDVQFSSEDQQELLASAEESLGKLNRLVDNLLDMSRLQAGVLPMDLQPTALEDVLSAAVDSLADGRPPNLRVQGLEEAPAVLADGPLLERVVANLVANALRHGGDAPVLVTASALAGQVEFRVVDHGPGLPEDDRERVFLPFQRLGDTDNGSGVGLGLALSRGLTEAMGGTLVPEDTPGGGLTMVLSLPAPAAAPAAPDPSPASASPYATAPDGDAHP from the coding sequence TTGGCACGGTACGGCGGCAAGGGTCGGCTGAAGGTCTTCCTCGGTGCCGCGCCCGGTGTCGGTAAGACCTACCGGATGCTGGACGAGGCGCGGCGCCGGGTCGAGCGCGGCACCGATGTCGTGGTGGCCTTCGTGGAGTGCCACGGCCGTCGCAGCACCGAGGAGAAGCTGGCCGGTCTCGAGGTGCTGCCGCGGCTGACGCGGGAGTACCGGGGCGTGTCGTTCACCGAGATGGACCTGGACGCGGTGCTGGCGCGGCGCCCGGAGGTGGCGCTGGTGGACGAGCTGCCGCACACCAATGTGCCAGGTGGCCGGCACGCCAAGCGGTGGCAGGACATCCAGGAGCTGCTGGACGCCGGGATCGACGTGCTGACCACGGTGAACGTCCAGCACCTGGAGTCGCTGAACGACGTGGTCGAGAAGATCACCGGGGTGCCGCAGCGGGAGACGGTGCCGGACGAGGTGGTGCGTCGGGCGGACCAGATCGAGCTGGTGGACGTGGCACCGGAGGGGCTGCGGCGCAGGATGGCGCACGGCAGCATCTACGCCCCGGAGAAGGTGGACGCGGCGCTGTCGCACTACTTCCGGGTCGGCAATCTGTCGGCGCTGCGCGAGCTGGCGCTGTTCTGGCTGGCCGGACGGGTGGATGAGGGGCTGCAGAACTACCGTGCCGAGCACGGGATAGCGGCGGTGTGGGAGACCCGGGAACGGGTGGTGGTGGCGCTGACCGGCGGCCCGGAGGGGGAGACCCTGATCCGCCGGGCGGCACGGATCGCGGCGAGGGCGGCCGGCGGCGACCTGCTCGCGGTGCACGTGGCGCGCAGCGACGGCCTGGCCGACGCCAACCCGGCGGCGCTGGCCGCGCAGCGGCGGCTGGCGGAGAGCCTGGGCGGGAGCTACCACTCGGTGGTGGGCGACTCGGTGCCGAGAGCGCTGATCGACTTCGCCCGGGCCGAGAACGCCACCCAGCTGGTGCTGGGGACCAGCCGGCGCAGCGCCCTGATGCGTTCGCTGACCGGGCGCGGCATCGGGGAGACGGTGGTCGCGCTGTCCGGCGACATCGACGTCCACATGGTCACCCATGAGCAGTCCGGGCGCGGCCGGCGGCTGCCGGTGCCGGGGCGGCTGCACTCGCCGTCGCGGCGGATCGCCGGGCCGCTGGCCGGGCTGGTCACCCCGTTCCTGCTCACCGCGTTGCTCAGCCAGACCAGGGGCACGGTCAATCTGACCAGCGACATCCTGGTGTTCCTGGTCGCGGTGGTGGGGGTGTCGCTGCTGGGCGGGGTGATCTCGGCGCTGGTGGCGTCGCTGATCGCGTCCTTGCTGCTGAACTACTACTTCATACCGCCGATCCACCGGTTCACCATCAACGATCCCAACAACCTGCTGGCGCTGGTGGTCTTCGCGGTGGTGGCGATCGTGGTGGCGGTGGTGGTGGACCGGGCCGCGCGGCTGGCGCGGCGGGCCGCGCGGGCCACGGCCGAGGCGGAGACGCTGTCGGCGCTGGCGGGCAGCGTGCTGGGCGGGGCGAGCGCGGTGGAGGCGCTGCTGGACCGGCTGCGGGAGACCTTCGGCATGGCGTCCGTCGAACTGCGCGACACCGAGAGCGAAGGCGCCCCCGGGAGCGAAGGCGACTCCGGGGGTGGAAGCGGCTCCGGGTCGGCTCCCGTCCGGCAGGGCGAGGCGGTGGAGGAGGTCCCGGTCGGCGACGACGCGGTACTGGTGCTGCGCGGACGGCCGCTGCCGGCCGCCGACCGCCGGGTGCTGGCGGCGTTCGCCGCGCATGTCGCGGCGGCGCTGGACCGGGCCCGGCTGGCGGAGGTGGCCGCCGAGGTCGAGCCGGTCAAGGCCGCCGACCGGATGCGCACCGCGCTGCTGGCCGCGGTCAGCCACGACCTGCGGACCCCGCTGGCGGTGGCGATGGCCTCGGTCAGCTCGCTGCGCAGCCAGGACGTCCAGTTCTCGTCCGAGGACCAGCAGGAGCTGCTGGCCAGCGCCGAGGAGTCGCTGGGCAAGCTCAACCGCCTGGTCGACAACCTGCTGGACATGAGCCGGCTCCAGGCCGGCGTGCTGCCGATGGACCTGCAGCCCACCGCCCTGGAGGACGTGCTGTCGGCCGCGGTGGACTCGCTGGCGGACGGCAGACCGCCCAATCTCAGGGTGCAGGGCCTGGAGGAGGCCCCGGCCGTGCTCGCCGACGGCCCGCTGCTGGAGCGGGTGGTCGCCAACCTGGTCGCCAACGCCCTGCGCCACGGCGGCGACGCCCCGGTCCTGGTCACCGCGAGCGCGCTGGCCGGGCAGGTCGAGTTCCGGGTCGTCGACCACGGACCCGGGCTGCCCGAGGACGACCGGGAGCGGGTGTTCCTGCCGTTCCAGCGCCTGGGCGACACCGACAACGGCAGCGGCGTCGGACTCGGGCTCGCCCTCTCCCGCGGGCTCACCGAGGCCATGGGCGGCACCCTCGTCCCCGAGGACACCCCCGGCGGCGGCCTGACCATGGTCCTCTCCCTGCCCGCCCCCGCAGCGGCGCCCGCCGCCCCCGACCCCTCACCCGCATCCGCGTCCCCCTACGCGACGGCTCCGGACGGAGACGCGCACCCGTGA
- a CDS encoding phosphotransferase family protein has product MPDAPQAPRPRTTTRDPAELQRRLAAWVADWLPGATVGGLTVPPTNGMSSETVLFDLRRPDGTSQPCVLRLAADTNAYAVFPHYDMERQYRAIQLVAERTKVPVPRLLRLETDPKPLGATGFVMERLEGRVPPDVMPYTYGGNWLFDASRAERSHLEQATVEVLAGLHTISADEARFLAPTGPHGSFRSPLRRHVDAQRDYYAWVVEGRPRSPLIERAFARLEQIWPQDEGPTVLSWGDARVGNIVYQGFDPVGVLDWEMASLGPRELDLAWLIFLHRFFQDLTESSGLPGMPDFMEPGRICGRYTELTGHTPRDMEFHLLYAALRHAVVMLRIGYRQLHFGEAEAPADPDRLIMHRARLEQMVEGS; this is encoded by the coding sequence ATGCCGGACGCACCGCAGGCCCCGCGTCCCCGTACCACCACCCGCGACCCCGCCGAGCTGCAACGCCGCCTCGCGGCCTGGGTGGCCGACTGGCTGCCGGGGGCGACGGTGGGCGGGCTGACCGTGCCGCCGACGAACGGGATGTCCAGCGAGACGGTGCTGTTCGACCTGCGGCGGCCGGACGGGACCTCCCAGCCCTGCGTGCTGCGGCTGGCCGCCGACACCAATGCCTACGCGGTGTTCCCGCACTACGACATGGAGCGCCAGTACCGGGCGATCCAGCTGGTCGCCGAGCGGACCAAGGTGCCGGTGCCCCGGCTGCTGCGGCTGGAGACCGACCCGAAGCCGCTGGGTGCGACCGGATTCGTCATGGAACGGCTGGAGGGCCGGGTGCCTCCGGACGTCATGCCCTACACCTACGGCGGGAACTGGCTGTTCGACGCCTCCCGCGCCGAACGCTCGCATCTGGAGCAGGCCACCGTGGAGGTCCTGGCCGGGCTGCACACCATCTCGGCCGACGAGGCCAGGTTCCTCGCGCCCACCGGTCCGCACGGCTCGTTCCGCAGCCCGCTACGCCGGCATGTGGACGCACAGCGCGACTACTACGCCTGGGTGGTGGAGGGGCGGCCGCGCTCCCCGCTGATCGAGCGGGCCTTCGCCCGGCTGGAGCAGATCTGGCCCCAGGACGAAGGCCCGACCGTGCTGAGCTGGGGCGACGCCAGAGTCGGGAACATCGTCTACCAGGGCTTCGACCCGGTCGGGGTGCTCGACTGGGAGATGGCCTCGCTCGGCCCGCGCGAGCTCGACCTGGCCTGGCTGATCTTCCTGCACCGCTTCTTCCAGGACCTGACCGAGAGTTCGGGCCTCCCCGGGATGCCGGACTTCATGGAACCCGGCCGCATCTGCGGCCGCTACACCGAACTCACCGGGCACACCCCTCGGGACATGGAGTTCCATCTGCTGTACGCGGCGCTGCGGCACGCCGTGGTGATGCTGCGGATCGGCTACCGGCAGCTGCACTTCGGCGAGGCCGAGGCGCCGGCCGACCCGGACCGGCTGATCATGCACCGGGCCCGGCTGGAGCAGATGGTGGAAGGCTCGTAG
- a CDS encoding mucoidy inhibitor MuiA family protein, whose translation MGETTKDGAIPCPVTAVTLLEDRAELSRTAVLDAGLPAGTHRLRLGPVGPLAVDRSLRAELAVSEVATGPAASGTAGPVAEIRDVRLVRLYTPPPEGAPGPDASALRHRVHELGEQLRRLEADRERTGARVAVLEQLLGELRRDIAEGAGAGEADPERWTTELDRAYDEHTRHTDAQRLLLRRIDRTRTELGSAREALDAAEEQPLVLSAFVDVVIEAGEPLPEGARLQLVHLTPCALWRPAYVAELSPDGTSLALQCDAVAWQRTGEDWTGAALSFSTARTTLAAEPPQLGEDVLLLVDRTPEERKTIEVDLREVDIQTVGPAEDGSAESSAGSAAAASSADALALPGVDDGGEARLLVAPAPVDLPSDGRAHRIGLASATLPATAEYSCAPELSSLVTQVARFRNSTGQVLLSGPVDLIRGSGFVGRGELRFTAEGAPAELSFGSEDTFRVTRSVEESRDTTAVTGRTVITRTVRLALSRFAPADAPPLAVVVRERIPVSEITAVEVRLDKERSSPQPDGADADGIVRYDLILAADDRRTLTLGYEITASRAVAV comes from the coding sequence ATGGGCGAGACGACCAAGGACGGCGCGATCCCCTGCCCGGTCACCGCGGTGACCCTGCTGGAGGACCGGGCCGAGCTCTCGCGCACCGCCGTGCTCGACGCCGGACTGCCGGCCGGCACCCACCGGTTGCGTCTCGGCCCGGTCGGCCCGCTGGCGGTGGACCGCTCCCTGCGTGCCGAGTTGGCGGTTTCGGAAGTAGCGACGGGACCGGCGGCGTCGGGAACGGCCGGGCCGGTGGCCGAGATCCGCGATGTGCGTCTGGTCCGGCTCTACACCCCGCCGCCCGAGGGGGCCCCGGGCCCGGACGCCTCGGCGCTGCGCCACCGGGTGCACGAACTCGGCGAGCAGCTGCGCCGGTTGGAGGCCGACCGGGAGCGCACCGGGGCTCGGGTCGCGGTCCTGGAACAACTCCTGGGGGAACTGCGCCGGGACATCGCCGAGGGCGCCGGCGCCGGCGAGGCCGACCCCGAGCGCTGGACGACGGAGCTGGACCGGGCCTACGACGAGCACACCCGGCACACCGACGCGCAACGGCTGCTGCTGCGCCGCATCGACCGGACCCGTACCGAACTCGGCAGCGCCCGGGAGGCGTTGGACGCGGCCGAGGAGCAGCCGCTGGTGCTGTCCGCGTTCGTCGACGTGGTGATCGAGGCCGGCGAACCGCTGCCGGAGGGAGCCAGGCTGCAGCTGGTGCACCTCACCCCCTGTGCGCTCTGGCGGCCCGCCTACGTCGCCGAACTGTCGCCCGACGGGACGTCGCTCGCGCTCCAGTGCGACGCGGTCGCCTGGCAGCGCACCGGCGAGGACTGGACCGGCGCGGCCCTGTCCTTCTCCACCGCCCGGACCACCCTTGCCGCCGAACCACCGCAGCTGGGCGAGGACGTCCTGCTGCTGGTGGACCGCACGCCGGAGGAGCGAAAGACGATCGAGGTGGACCTGCGGGAGGTCGACATCCAGACCGTGGGCCCCGCGGAGGACGGCTCGGCCGAGTCGTCCGCCGGGTCGGCCGCAGCCGCCTCCTCGGCCGACGCGCTCGCCCTCCCGGGGGTGGACGACGGCGGCGAGGCACGCCTGCTGGTCGCGCCGGCACCGGTGGACCTGCCCTCGGACGGGCGGGCGCACCGGATCGGGCTGGCCTCGGCGACGCTGCCGGCCACGGCCGAGTACAGCTGCGCCCCGGAACTGTCCTCGCTGGTCACCCAGGTCGCCCGGTTCCGCAACAGCACCGGCCAGGTGCTGCTCTCCGGCCCCGTCGACCTGATCCGGGGCAGCGGCTTCGTCGGCCGCGGCGAGCTGCGGTTCACCGCCGAGGGAGCCCCCGCCGAGCTGTCCTTCGGCAGCGAGGACACCTTCCGGGTGACCCGCTCGGTCGAGGAGTCCCGCGACACCACGGCCGTCACCGGACGCACCGTCATCACCCGTACCGTCCGGCTCGCGCTCTCCCGCTTCGCGCCCGCCGACGCCCCGCCGCTGGCGGTGGTGGTGCGCGAGCGCATCCCGGTCTCCGAGATCACCGCGGTCGAGGTCCGCCTCGACAAGGAGCGCAGCTCGCCGCAGCCGGACGGAGCGGACGCCGACGGCATCGTCCGCTACGACCTCATCCTGGCCGCCGACGACCGCCGCACCCTGACCCTGGGCTACGAGATCACGGCGTCACGGGCGGTGGCCGTCTGA
- a CDS encoding DUF4139 domain-containing protein, whose amino-acid sequence MSDISSEDSRLVSVVVYASGAVCRRRALIRARSGPGPFRIALGGLPLALDPYSLRAGVVSGPERLRVLDVRREVEAALPSVEDLSPLRRACDEAEEAADAAGAARAALAAQVEHIAALRAVPPSARRGDPPRRAPADALLALADFVDTRLGELQQRLLAAEDAEREARREAEIARRRLRAASGALPTEQVRPSTTVVLTLDQAEAVEAEEGSEIELELEYGVPGATWTPTYHLRLEGVHSDTPDGSLAMRAVVAQRTGEDWTGVRLGLSTADLRRRTELPELRSLRLGRRQNEVVPVLWREPPSGLAELFTGYDAAPKPAAADVPAAVAGGSAVAWLEADSEPALDVSSVRSVRARSADTLGGAVPFPQAIAPQAAPMPAGPPPPGAAVYAEPMRSMRAPAGPSGGYGGAGGAAPQAKKEFAADVQQPAPDQALRDLARLALAGPEEPAAQRGLLRSETAAPGASVTEHRRRAESVARLALPPRSVPVRSSAGSFDHRYDTAAPVDVPADGAWHTVPVLEFPVELSAEHICVPAVDPRVYAAVRLGNTSPHALLAGAAEVTVDGAYLMTVQLPTLAPGQHRRVGIGVVESVQVARHTRMRESTAGLRGGTIVLEHSVEIELANRLGRPVTVEVRERVPVGGDKDVKVEEQQAVPPWTVVPPEQDERHQRGMRVWRVTLEPHAKRQLNGGYAVRIPAAKAVVDGNRRL is encoded by the coding sequence ATGTCCGACATCTCTTCCGAGGACAGTCGACTCGTCTCCGTGGTGGTGTACGCCTCGGGTGCAGTCTGCCGCCGCCGTGCGCTGATCCGGGCCCGGAGCGGCCCGGGTCCGTTCCGGATCGCGCTCGGCGGGCTGCCGCTGGCGCTGGACCCGTACAGCCTGCGGGCCGGTGTCGTCTCCGGGCCGGAGCGGCTGCGGGTGCTCGATGTGCGGCGGGAGGTCGAGGCGGCGCTGCCCTCGGTCGAGGACCTGTCGCCGCTGCGGCGCGCCTGCGACGAGGCGGAGGAGGCGGCGGACGCGGCCGGGGCGGCCCGGGCGGCGCTGGCCGCGCAGGTGGAGCACATCGCCGCGCTGCGCGCCGTCCCGCCGTCCGCGCGCCGGGGCGACCCGCCGCGGCGCGCGCCTGCGGACGCGCTGCTGGCGCTGGCCGACTTCGTCGACACCCGGCTGGGGGAGCTGCAGCAGCGGCTGCTCGCGGCCGAGGACGCCGAACGGGAGGCCCGGCGCGAGGCGGAGATCGCCCGGCGCCGGCTGCGCGCCGCGTCGGGCGCGCTGCCGACCGAGCAGGTCAGGCCCAGTACGACCGTGGTGCTGACCCTCGATCAGGCCGAAGCCGTGGAAGCTGAAGAGGGATCAGAGATCGAGCTGGAGCTGGAGTACGGCGTCCCGGGCGCGACCTGGACGCCGACCTACCATCTGCGGCTGGAGGGCGTCCACAGCGACACCCCGGACGGCAGTCTGGCCATGCGCGCCGTCGTCGCCCAGCGCACCGGCGAGGACTGGACCGGGGTCCGGCTCGGCCTGTCCACCGCCGACCTGCGCCGCCGGACCGAACTGCCCGAGCTCCGCTCGCTGCGGCTGGGCCGCAGGCAGAACGAGGTGGTCCCGGTGCTCTGGCGGGAGCCCCCGTCCGGCCTGGCCGAGCTGTTCACCGGGTACGACGCGGCTCCGAAGCCGGCCGCCGCCGATGTCCCTGCGGCGGTGGCGGGGGGATCGGCCGTCGCCTGGCTGGAGGCGGACTCGGAACCGGCCCTGGACGTGAGCAGCGTGAGGTCGGTGCGGGCGCGATCGGCCGACACCTTGGGCGGGGCGGTGCCCTTCCCTCAGGCCATAGCTCCGCAAGCGGCTCCGATGCCCGCAGGTCCGCCGCCGCCCGGAGCGGCGGTGTACGCGGAGCCGATGCGCAGCATGCGCGCGCCCGCAGGTCCGTCCGGCGGCTACGGCGGTGCGGGCGGTGCGGCGCCCCAGGCCAAGAAGGAGTTCGCGGCGGACGTTCAGCAGCCCGCCCCCGACCAGGCCCTGCGCGACCTCGCCCGGCTCGCCCTGGCCGGCCCGGAGGAGCCGGCGGCCCAGCGCGGACTGCTGCGCTCCGAGACGGCGGCCCCTGGCGCGTCGGTGACCGAGCACCGGCGGCGGGCGGAGTCCGTCGCGCGGCTGGCGCTGCCGCCGCGCTCCGTTCCGGTCCGCAGCTCCGCCGGATCCTTCGACCACCGCTACGACACCGCGGCCCCCGTGGACGTCCCCGCCGACGGCGCCTGGCACACGGTGCCGGTGCTGGAGTTCCCGGTCGAGCTGTCCGCCGAGCACATCTGCGTCCCGGCCGTCGACCCCCGGGTCTACGCGGCCGTCCGGCTGGGCAACACCAGCCCGCACGCCCTGCTGGCCGGGGCGGCCGAGGTCACCGTGGACGGCGCCTATCTGATGACGGTTCAGCTGCCGACCCTCGCCCCCGGGCAGCACCGCAGGGTCGGTATCGGGGTGGTCGAGAGCGTGCAGGTGGCCCGGCACACCCGGATGCGGGAGTCGACGGCGGGCCTGCGCGGCGGCACGATCGTGCTGGAGCACTCGGTCGAGATCGAACTCGCCAACCGGCTCGGACGCCCGGTCACCGTGGAGGTCCGGGAGCGGGTCCCGGTCGGCGGTGACAAGGACGTCAAGGTCGAGGAGCAGCAGGCAGTGCCGCCCTGGACGGTGGTGCCGCCCGAGCAGGACGAGCGGCACCAGCGCGGGATGCGGGTCTGGCGGGTCACCCTGGAGCCGCACGCCAAGCGGCAGTTGAATGGTGGCTACGCGGTCAGGATCCCGGCGGCGAAGGCCGTCGTCGACGGCAACCGAAGGCTCTGA
- a CDS encoding DUF885 domain-containing protein — MADSSAPSAPHALRAPRQIADAHVDACAALDPGVAASLGVNLDDERQPDLSPAGFEAADELDRRTLEALAALPADIRADPAEAACARLLAERLGARRAVHAAGDHFRSLSNIASPVHQIRQVFTIVPTATEQDWSVVAGKLRNTPAALQGYQATLTEGLRRGLYSGPRQVETVIGQFDGWIGSGAGGSWFADFVAKGPDALRPELDRAAALATAATADFRDWLRDSYAPAAADAPDIAGREHYLRSSRYCTGADLDLDEAYAWAWTEFHRLDAEMRVEADRVRPGAAPLEAVEHLEAHGHAVKGVEGIRSWLQQLMDEAIAALDGTHFDLDGPLRQVEAMIAPAGSAAAPYYTRPSLDFARPGRTWLSTLDRETFPTWQLVSTWYHEGVPGHHLQLAQRMRCSGSLSRFQMTLGSVSAETEGWALYAERFMDELGFFTDPGRRLGFLDEQMLRTIRVIIDIGMHLELVIPADSPFHPGERWTPELATAFFAAYNGSPAEMRESEIVRYLGWPGQAIGYKLGERAWRAGREQARVRQGAGFDLKAWHMKALSQGAFGLDDLTEQLAAL; from the coding sequence ATGGCCGACTCATCCGCACCCAGCGCACCCCACGCCCTCCGTGCGCCCCGTCAGATCGCCGACGCCCATGTCGACGCCTGCGCCGCCCTCGACCCCGGGGTCGCCGCGAGCCTCGGCGTCAACCTGGACGACGAGCGCCAGCCCGACCTCTCCCCGGCGGGCTTCGAGGCCGCCGACGAGCTGGACCGCCGCACCCTGGAGGCGCTCGCGGCCCTCCCCGCCGACATCCGGGCCGACCCGGCCGAGGCCGCCTGCGCCCGGCTGCTGGCCGAACGCCTCGGCGCGCGCCGGGCCGTCCACGCGGCCGGGGACCACTTCCGTTCACTGAGCAACATCGCCTCGCCGGTGCACCAGATCCGGCAGGTGTTCACCATCGTCCCGACCGCGACCGAGCAGGACTGGTCGGTCGTCGCCGGGAAGCTGCGCAACACCCCGGCGGCACTCCAGGGATACCAGGCCACACTGACAGAGGGCCTGCGGCGCGGGCTGTACTCCGGGCCGCGTCAGGTGGAGACGGTGATCGGCCAGTTCGACGGCTGGATCGGCAGCGGCGCCGGCGGCAGCTGGTTCGCCGACTTCGTGGCCAAGGGCCCCGACGCGCTGCGTCCCGAGCTCGACCGCGCCGCGGCCCTGGCCACCGCCGCCACCGCGGACTTCCGCGACTGGCTGCGCGACAGCTACGCCCCGGCCGCCGCGGACGCGCCCGACATCGCCGGACGTGAGCACTACCTCCGTTCCTCCCGCTACTGCACCGGCGCCGATCTCGACCTGGACGAGGCGTACGCCTGGGCCTGGACCGAGTTCCACCGCCTGGACGCCGAGATGCGGGTCGAGGCCGACCGGGTCAGGCCCGGGGCCGCGCCGCTGGAGGCGGTCGAGCACCTGGAGGCGCACGGGCACGCGGTCAAGGGCGTCGAGGGCATCCGCAGCTGGCTCCAGCAGCTGATGGACGAGGCCATCGCGGCGCTCGACGGCACCCACTTCGACCTGGACGGACCGCTGCGACAGGTCGAGGCGATGATCGCCCCCGCGGGCAGCGCGGCCGCGCCCTACTACACCCGGCCCAGCCTGGACTTCGCCCGTCCGGGCCGGACCTGGCTGTCCACCCTGGACCGGGAGACCTTCCCGACCTGGCAGCTCGTCAGCACCTGGTACCACGAGGGCGTTCCGGGTCACCACCTGCAGCTGGCCCAGCGGATGCGCTGCTCCGGCAGCCTCTCCCGGTTCCAGATGACCCTGGGCAGTGTCAGCGCCGAGACCGAGGGCTGGGCGCTGTACGCCGAGCGCTTCATGGACGAGCTCGGCTTCTTCACCGACCCCGGCCGCCGGCTCGGCTTCCTGGACGAGCAGATGCTGCGCACCATCCGGGTGATCATCGACATCGGCATGCACCTGGAGCTGGTGATCCCGGCCGACTCCCCGTTCCACCCCGGCGAGCGCTGGACCCCCGAGCTGGCCACGGCCTTCTTCGCGGCCTACAACGGCAGCCCGGCCGAGATGCGGGAGAGCGAGATCGTCCGCTACCTGGGCTGGCCGGGCCAGGCCATCGGCTACAAGCTCGGCGAGCGGGCCTGGCGGGCCGGCCGGGAGCAGGCGAGGGTCCGGCAGGGGGCCGGCTTCGACCTGAAGGCCTGGCACATGAAGGCGCTGTCGCAGGGCGCGTTCGGGCTGGACGACCTGACGGAGCAGCTGGCCGCGCTCTGA
- a CDS encoding rhomboid-like protein: protein MTSEATTQAPWARRWSGAAWRFVRAAPGTCLYLLILGANTFALVQMSPRFRRYFLFSHSTNLVELRHHPIKVLISSAFWTATPSFAYWLPLFLLFHVPVERWLGTLRWLAVVAIAHIVATLVSEGTVSVLISMGRLPHSTTHTIDIGVSYGLSGSVGVLTWFFARPLRWWYLGATAVFFSLLFAVEWDFTDLGHLTAFLLGVACCPITRGVPGGNWRPHRRSRSRSDADGLSPLRSGATG, encoded by the coding sequence ATGACTTCGGAGGCGACGACGCAGGCGCCATGGGCGCGTCGATGGTCCGGCGCGGCCTGGCGCTTCGTCCGGGCCGCCCCCGGAACCTGCCTCTACCTCCTCATCCTCGGGGCCAACACCTTCGCCCTGGTGCAGATGTCACCGAGGTTCCGGAGGTACTTCCTGTTCAGCCACAGCACCAATCTGGTCGAACTGCGGCACCACCCGATCAAGGTGCTGATCAGCAGTGCCTTCTGGACCGCGACCCCGAGCTTCGCCTACTGGCTGCCGCTCTTCCTGCTCTTTCACGTCCCGGTCGAGCGCTGGCTCGGCACCCTGCGCTGGCTCGCCGTCGTCGCCATCGCGCACATCGTCGCCACCCTGGTCAGCGAGGGCACCGTGAGCGTCCTGATCAGTATGGGGAGGCTTCCGCACAGCACCACGCACACCATCGACATCGGGGTCAGCTACGGTCTGTCCGGCTCGGTCGGCGTGCTCACCTGGTTCTTCGCCCGCCCGCTGCGCTGGTGGTACCTGGGCGCGACGGCGGTCTTCTTCTCGCTCCTCTTCGCCGTGGAATGGGACTTCACCGATCTCGGTCACCTCACCGCCTTCCTGCTCGGCGTCGCCTGCTGTCCGATCACCCGGGGCGTCCCCGGCGGCAACTGGCGACCGCACCGGCGTTCGCGCAGCCGTTCGGACGCCGACGGACTGTCACCACTGCGCAGTGGTGCGACAGGATGA